One window of the Nocardioides jiangxiensis genome contains the following:
- a CDS encoding DivIVA domain-containing protein, translated as MPLTPEDVSNKRFTPVRLREGYDMGEVDQFLDEVEAELARLTKENDDLRSKLAAAQSGQPVAAAPVVEKAPEPVKAPEPVAPVAAPVAPAAPAEEIRVVTVADASSAAARLLEIATRNADELVEEAKNDADKIVGEARTKAERLESEAKVKADKMESDARTRAQMLDSETAEKRKQLFGDLEKEQAKLSTEVERLRSFEREYRSRLKSYFTQQLESLESTPEVAPDEAAGQGPKRLRSILGEEEG; from the coding sequence ATGCCGCTGACGCCTGAGGACGTGAGCAACAAGCGCTTTACTCCGGTCCGGCTCCGCGAGGGCTACGACATGGGTGAGGTCGACCAGTTCCTCGACGAGGTGGAGGCCGAGCTTGCTCGTCTCACCAAGGAGAACGACGACCTGCGTTCCAAGCTGGCTGCTGCGCAGTCCGGCCAGCCGGTTGCTGCTGCTCCGGTCGTCGAGAAGGCTCCCGAGCCGGTGAAGGCCCCCGAGCCTGTCGCGCCCGTGGCCGCTCCGGTCGCGCCTGCCGCTCCGGCCGAGGAGATCCGCGTCGTCACCGTCGCGGACGCCTCCAGCGCTGCCGCCCGCCTGCTCGAGATCGCCACGCGCAACGCTGACGAGCTCGTGGAGGAGGCCAAGAACGACGCCGACAAGATCGTCGGCGAGGCCCGCACGAAGGCCGAGCGCCTCGAGTCGGAGGCCAAGGTCAAGGCCGACAAGATGGAGTCCGACGCCCGGACCCGCGCCCAGATGCTCGACTCCGAGACCGCCGAGAAGCGCAAGCAGCTCTTCGGTGACCTCGAGAAGGAGCAGGCCAAGCTCAGCACCGAGGTCGAGCGCCTGCGCTCGTTCGAGCGGGAGTACCGCTCGCGCCTCAAGAGCTACTTCACCCAGCAGCTCGAGTCGCTCGAGAGCACCCCGGAGGTCGCTCCCGACGAGGCCGCTGGCCAGGGCCCGAAGCGTCTGCGCTCGATCCTCGGCGAGGAGGAGGGCTGA
- a CDS encoding TraR/DksA family transcriptional regulator, which yields MPRSTTKIAGSAVSAAKKVIGRRGRAEEAEEAAAAAKPAATKAAPAKKAAAKKAPAKKAAAKKAAPAKKAAATPSTAATAAATATKAAASTTRKAASTAKKAAAPAAKKATTTARKAAATAKKAAPVRKSGPVKPETLPFKEGEEAWTKADLDEVIAELKEHAERLRQELHDQEEELAGLLKDAGDGAGHDQADMGATSFERDHELTVVNNSREMLAQTERALDRIADGTYGVCESCGQPIGKMRVMAFPRATLCMDCKKREERR from the coding sequence ATGCCCCGCAGCACCACGAAGATCGCCGGCTCTGCCGTCTCCGCCGCCAAGAAGGTGATCGGACGACGCGGCCGCGCGGAGGAGGCCGAGGAGGCCGCCGCCGCTGCGAAGCCCGCTGCGACGAAGGCCGCGCCCGCCAAGAAGGCGGCCGCGAAGAAGGCCCCGGCGAAGAAGGCGGCCGCGAAGAAGGCAGCGCCGGCGAAGAAGGCGGCCGCGACGCCGTCCACCGCAGCGACGGCGGCTGCCACTGCGACGAAGGCGGCGGCCTCCACGACCCGGAAGGCGGCGAGCACGGCGAAGAAGGCCGCGGCGCCCGCGGCCAAGAAGGCCACGACGACCGCCCGCAAGGCAGCCGCGACCGCGAAGAAGGCCGCACCGGTCCGCAAGAGCGGCCCGGTGAAGCCGGAGACCCTGCCCTTCAAGGAGGGCGAGGAGGCCTGGACCAAGGCCGACCTCGACGAGGTGATCGCCGAGCTCAAGGAGCACGCCGAGCGCCTGCGCCAGGAGCTGCACGACCAGGAGGAGGAGCTGGCTGGCCTGCTCAAGGACGCCGGCGACGGCGCCGGCCACGACCAGGCGGACATGGGCGCCACGAGCTTCGAGCGCGACCACGAGCTGACGGTGGTCAACAACTCGCGGGAGATGCTCGCGCAGACCGAGCGCGCGCTGGACCGCATCGCCGACGGCACCTACGGCGTGTGCGAGTCCTGCGGCCAGCCGATCGGCAAGATGCGCGTGATGGCGTTCCCGCGCGCCACGCTCTGCATGGACTGCAAGAAGCGCGAAGAGCGCCGCTGA
- the lspA gene encoding signal peptidase II, producing MEEAIAGPAVSTTSRRIARVVFAATAVLLYLVDLATKTLAVHRLADRGRVDVLGDLFGFRLTRNPGAAFGTGTSYTAVLSCVALLAAGAVVWFALRAVDRVWAVALGLLLAGVLGNLTDRVFRAPGPFEGHVVDFLQLPHWPIFNVADMCINVAALLILVQAFRGVRLNGTRDERR from the coding sequence ATGGAAGAAGCGATCGCCGGCCCCGCCGTCAGCACGACCTCCCGGCGCATCGCCCGGGTGGTGTTCGCCGCCACGGCGGTCCTGCTCTACCTCGTGGACCTGGCCACCAAGACACTGGCCGTCCACCGGCTCGCCGACCGTGGGCGCGTCGACGTCCTCGGAGACCTCTTCGGTTTCCGGCTGACCCGCAACCCGGGCGCGGCCTTCGGCACCGGTACGTCGTACACGGCCGTGCTCTCCTGCGTCGCCCTGCTCGCCGCCGGTGCCGTGGTCTGGTTCGCCCTGCGCGCCGTCGACCGCGTCTGGGCGGTCGCGCTGGGCCTGCTGCTCGCCGGCGTGCTCGGCAACCTGACCGACCGGGTGTTCCGCGCTCCCGGGCCGTTCGAGGGCCACGTCGTCGACTTCCTCCAGCTCCCGCACTGGCCGATCTTCAACGTCGCCGACATGTGCATCAACGTCGCGGCCCTGCTGATCCTCGTGCAGGCGTTCCGCGGCGTACGCCTCAACGGCACGCGTGACGAGCGGAGGTGA
- a CDS encoding RluA family pseudouridine synthase: MDQRTVFIPEGLAGERVDAAIARMFGLSRTRAAELAAQGHVQLDGATVGKSDRVHDGGMLEVTIPRLADPLEVKPELHDGIRILHEDDAIVVVDKPVGVVVHPTVGWTGPTIVGHLAAAGVRISTSGAKEREGIVQRLDVGTSGVMVIAKSEHAYSVLKQAFRDRTPEKTYHALVQGHPDPLSGTIDAPIGRHPKHDWKFAVMADGRPSVTHYETLEAHRFASLLEIHLETGRTHQIRVHMSATKHPCVGDPLYGCDPILAKRVRLDRQWLHAVKLGITHPETGEWVEFESPYPDDLAHALDVIRDAH, translated from the coding sequence GTGGACCAGCGCACCGTGTTCATCCCCGAGGGCCTCGCCGGGGAGCGTGTCGACGCAGCGATCGCCCGGATGTTCGGCCTGTCCCGCACGCGCGCGGCCGAGCTCGCGGCCCAGGGCCACGTGCAGCTCGACGGCGCCACCGTCGGCAAGTCCGACCGGGTGCACGACGGGGGCATGCTCGAGGTGACCATCCCGCGCCTCGCCGACCCGCTCGAGGTCAAGCCCGAGCTGCACGACGGGATCCGGATCCTCCACGAGGACGACGCCATCGTGGTCGTCGACAAGCCCGTCGGCGTCGTCGTCCACCCGACGGTCGGCTGGACCGGTCCGACGATCGTCGGCCACCTCGCGGCCGCAGGCGTGCGCATCTCGACGAGCGGGGCCAAGGAGCGCGAGGGCATCGTCCAGCGCCTCGACGTCGGCACCTCGGGCGTCATGGTCATCGCGAAGTCGGAGCACGCCTACTCGGTGCTCAAGCAGGCCTTCCGCGACCGCACGCCGGAGAAGACCTACCACGCGCTCGTGCAGGGGCACCCCGACCCGCTCTCCGGCACGATCGACGCCCCCATCGGGCGCCACCCGAAGCACGACTGGAAGTTCGCGGTCATGGCCGACGGACGACCCTCGGTCACCCACTATGAGACCCTGGAGGCGCACCGGTTCGCGAGCCTGCTGGAGATCCACCTCGAGACCGGGCGCACGCATCAGATCCGTGTCCACATGAGCGCCACCAAGCACCCGTGCGTCGGCGACCCCCTCTACGGCTGCGACCCGATCCTGGCCAAGCGGGTCAGGCTCGACCGCCAGTGGCTGCACGCGGTGAAGCTTGGCATCACGCACCCCGAGACCGGCGAGTGGGTGGAGTTCGAGTCGCCGTACCCCGACGACCTGGCGCACGCGCTCGACGTCATCCGTGACGCGCACTGA
- a CDS encoding GNAT family N-acetyltransferase, whose protein sequence is MTRTDVPDAVSEVAVEAMVVRPAEPEDVPDLVDVFLTARAGAPMPPSVHSPREIAAFLAARLDVDETWVAESGGVVVGYARFTPTWLDDLYVAPGAQHVGVGTALLDLVKVLRPDGFGLWVFTSNLPARAFYAGHGFVEAEHTDGSENEEQAPDIRMVWPGSRVGAGTVGGAD, encoded by the coding sequence GTGACGCGCACTGACGTGCCCGACGCCGTCTCCGAGGTCGCGGTCGAGGCGATGGTGGTCCGGCCTGCGGAGCCGGAGGACGTCCCCGACCTCGTCGATGTGTTCCTGACCGCGCGTGCGGGTGCTCCCATGCCGCCGTCGGTCCACAGCCCCCGCGAGATCGCTGCGTTCCTCGCCGCACGACTCGACGTCGACGAGACCTGGGTGGCGGAGAGCGGGGGAGTCGTGGTCGGCTACGCCCGCTTCACCCCGACCTGGCTCGACGACCTGTACGTCGCTCCCGGCGCCCAGCACGTCGGCGTCGGCACCGCGCTCCTCGACCTGGTGAAGGTGCTCCGGCCCGACGGGTTCGGCCTCTGGGTCTTCACCTCGAACCTGCCTGCGCGCGCCTTCTACGCGGGTCACGGCTTCGTCGAGGCCGAGCACACCGACGGGTCGGAGAACGAGGAGCAGGCGCCCGACATCCGGATGGTCTGGCCCGGCTCCCGCGTGGGTGCCGGCACTGTCGGTGGGGCCGACTAA
- the dnaE gene encoding DNA polymerase III subunit alpha: protein MSSGSADSFVHLHVHTEYSMLDGASLLDGLFQRTADLGMPAIAMTDHGNMHGAYDFYSKAKRYGVKPIIGIEAYISPGTPRGERRRVRWGKGNASEEGGDDVSGGGAYTHMTMWAESTEGMHNLFRLSSRSSLEGYFYKPRMDKEILAEHSKGIIVSTGCPSGAIQTRLRLGQWDEAVQEAGELMDIFGRDNVFLELMDHGISIEKRVRDDLLKLGRDLGIKPIATNDSHYNAPEDAKAHESLLCVQSGSRMAEPTYEQGGKRFAFQGQGYYIKSAAEMRELWGDHNGLKEACDNTLLIAERCDVQFTESTGGYMARADIPAGETEESWLRKEVFRGLEFRYPDGRLTQEVIDRANFELDVITQKGYCGYFLVVADFIQWSKDNGIRVGPGRGSGAGSIAAYALKITDLCPLEHGLYFERFLNPERPSMPDFDIDFDDHRRGEVIQYVTEKYGAERVAQIATFGRIKAKQAIKDAARILDHGFAIGDKINKALPPDVMGKGVPLKELFNPEHKRYAEGGEFRALYEQDHDVRTIYETALGLEGQIRQTGVHAAGVIMSSEPLIDVVPLMDPKQDGQIITQFEYPKCEELGLVKMDFLGLSNLHTLEDAVANIEANRGEKVVLEDLPFDDRPTYELMGRGDTLGVFQLDSGGMQALLRSMKPDQFADITAVSALYRPGPMGADSHNKYAHRKNGREPIVPIHPALEEPLQEVLGETYGLIVYQEQVMAIAQVLAGFSLGAADNMRRAMGKKKKEELDKQYAGFEAGMLERGYPQDAVKTLWEILVPFADYAFNKSHSAAYGVITYWTAYLKANYPTEYMAALLTSVKDNKDKMALYLGECRRMKIKVLPPDVNESSHNFTAVGSDIRFGLTAIRNVGANVVDGIVEAREQQGRFTDFNDFLSKVPAPACNKRLVESLIKAGAFDEMGHKRRALVVIHETAVDQYVDIKKNEAIGQDSLFAGLGDDDEGGGFGVNVAIPDIDEWDKMTLLGNEREMLGLYVSDHPLNGLEHVLSQGTDCSIGQLLVDEERADGSSVTVSGLITSVQRKITKRGDSWAMVTLEDLEGAIEVLLFPSSYQLAAPYLTEDAIITVRGRLSRSKDTPEIMGQEVTVPDLSDGPNGPVVISLPSTRCTAPVVESLKDVLRTHPGVTEVQLKLLARNATTVMRLDDRLRVTPSGALFADLKQLLGPGCLAQ, encoded by the coding sequence ATGTCGTCTGGCTCCGCTGATTCGTTCGTGCACCTGCACGTCCACACGGAGTACTCGATGCTCGACGGTGCCTCCCTCCTGGACGGCCTCTTCCAGCGCACCGCCGACCTCGGCATGCCCGCGATCGCGATGACCGACCACGGCAACATGCACGGCGCCTACGACTTCTACTCCAAGGCGAAGCGCTACGGGGTCAAGCCGATCATCGGCATCGAGGCCTACATCTCGCCCGGCACGCCCCGTGGCGAGCGCCGCCGCGTCCGCTGGGGCAAGGGCAACGCGTCCGAGGAGGGTGGCGACGACGTCTCGGGTGGTGGCGCCTACACGCACATGACGATGTGGGCCGAGTCCACCGAGGGCATGCACAACCTCTTCCGGCTCTCCTCGCGCAGCAGCCTCGAGGGGTACTTCTACAAGCCCCGCATGGACAAGGAGATCCTCGCCGAGCACAGCAAGGGGATCATCGTCTCCACGGGCTGCCCGTCGGGTGCGATCCAGACCCGGCTGCGCCTGGGCCAGTGGGACGAGGCGGTGCAGGAAGCCGGCGAGCTGATGGACATCTTCGGCCGCGACAACGTCTTCCTCGAGCTGATGGACCACGGCATCTCCATCGAGAAGCGGGTCCGCGACGACCTGCTCAAGCTCGGTCGCGACCTCGGCATCAAGCCGATCGCCACCAACGACTCGCACTACAACGCCCCCGAGGACGCCAAGGCGCACGAGTCGCTGCTCTGCGTGCAGTCGGGCAGCCGCATGGCCGAGCCGACGTACGAGCAGGGCGGCAAGCGCTTCGCGTTCCAGGGGCAGGGCTACTACATCAAGTCCGCCGCCGAGATGCGCGAGCTGTGGGGTGACCACAACGGGCTCAAGGAGGCCTGCGACAACACGCTCCTCATCGCCGAGCGCTGCGACGTCCAGTTCACCGAGTCCACCGGTGGCTACATGGCGCGCGCCGACATCCCGGCGGGGGAGACCGAGGAGTCCTGGCTGCGCAAGGAGGTCTTCCGCGGCCTCGAGTTCCGCTACCCCGACGGCCGCCTCACGCAGGAGGTCATCGACCGCGCCAACTTCGAGCTCGACGTCATCACGCAGAAGGGCTACTGCGGCTACTTCCTCGTGGTCGCCGACTTCATCCAGTGGTCCAAGGACAACGGCATCCGGGTGGGTCCCGGCCGTGGCTCCGGTGCGGGATCCATCGCGGCGTACGCACTGAAGATCACCGACCTGTGCCCGCTGGAGCACGGCCTCTACTTCGAGCGGTTCCTCAACCCCGAGCGACCCTCGATGCCCGACTTCGACATCGACTTCGACGACCACCGCCGCGGCGAGGTCATCCAGTACGTCACCGAGAAGTACGGCGCGGAGCGCGTCGCCCAGATCGCCACCTTCGGCCGGATCAAGGCCAAGCAGGCGATCAAGGACGCCGCGCGCATCCTCGACCACGGCTTCGCGATCGGCGACAAGATCAACAAGGCGCTGCCTCCCGACGTGATGGGCAAGGGCGTCCCGCTCAAGGAGCTCTTCAACCCCGAGCACAAGCGCTACGCGGAGGGCGGCGAGTTCCGCGCGCTCTACGAGCAGGACCACGACGTCCGCACGATCTACGAGACCGCACTGGGCCTCGAGGGCCAGATCCGCCAGACCGGTGTCCACGCGGCCGGCGTCATCATGTCGAGCGAGCCGCTCATCGACGTCGTCCCGCTGATGGACCCGAAGCAGGACGGGCAGATCATCACGCAGTTCGAGTACCCGAAGTGCGAGGAGCTCGGCCTGGTCAAGATGGACTTCCTGGGTCTCTCCAACCTCCACACCCTGGAGGACGCGGTCGCCAACATCGAGGCGAACCGCGGGGAGAAGGTCGTCCTCGAGGACCTGCCGTTCGACGACCGGCCGACCTACGAGCTGATGGGCCGGGGCGACACCCTGGGCGTGTTCCAGCTCGACTCCGGCGGCATGCAGGCGCTGCTGCGCTCCATGAAGCCCGACCAGTTCGCCGACATCACGGCCGTCTCGGCGCTCTACCGCCCCGGCCCGATGGGCGCGGACTCGCACAACAAGTACGCGCACCGCAAGAACGGCCGCGAGCCGATCGTCCCGATCCACCCTGCACTGGAGGAGCCTCTCCAGGAGGTCCTCGGTGAGACCTACGGTCTCATCGTCTACCAGGAGCAGGTCATGGCGATCGCCCAGGTGCTCGCCGGCTTCTCGCTCGGCGCCGCCGACAACATGCGTCGCGCGATGGGCAAGAAGAAGAAGGAGGAGCTCGACAAGCAGTACGCCGGTTTCGAGGCCGGCATGCTCGAGCGGGGCTACCCCCAGGACGCCGTCAAGACGCTGTGGGAGATCCTGGTCCCCTTCGCCGACTACGCGTTCAACAAGTCGCACTCCGCGGCGTACGGCGTCATCACGTACTGGACGGCGTACCTCAAGGCCAACTACCCGACCGAGTACATGGCCGCGCTCCTGACGTCCGTGAAGGACAACAAGGACAAGATGGCGCTCTACCTGGGTGAGTGCCGCCGCATGAAGATCAAGGTCCTCCCGCCCGACGTCAACGAGTCGAGCCACAACTTCACCGCCGTCGGTTCCGACATCCGCTTCGGTCTGACCGCCATCCGCAACGTCGGCGCCAACGTCGTCGACGGCATCGTCGAGGCGCGGGAGCAGCAGGGCCGGTTCACCGACTTCAACGACTTCCTGTCGAAGGTCCCCGCGCCGGCGTGCAACAAGCGGCTCGTGGAGTCGCTGATCAAGGCCGGCGCGTTCGACGAGATGGGGCACAAGCGCCGGGCGCTGGTCGTCATCCACGAGACCGCCGTCGACCAGTACGTCGACATCAAGAAGAACGAGGCGATCGGTCAGGACTCCCTCTTCGCTGGTCTCGGTGACGACGACGAGGGCGGTGGCTTCGGCGTCAACGTCGCTATCCCCGACATCGACGAGTGGGACAAGATGACCCTGCTCGGCAACGAGCGGGAGATGCTCGGCCTCTACGTCTCCGACCACCCGCTCAACGGCCTCGAGCACGTGCTCTCGCAGGGCACCGACTGCTCGATCGGCCAGCTGCTCGTCGACGAGGAGCGTGCCGACGGCTCGTCGGTCACCGTCTCCGGACTGATCACCAGCGTCCAGCGCAAGATCACCAAGCGCGGTGACTCGTGGGCGATGGTGACGCTGGAGGACCTCGAGGGTGCGATCGAGGTCCTGCTCTTCCCGAGCAGCTACCAGCTCGCCGCGCCGTACCTCACCGAGGACGCGATCATCACGGTGCGTGGCCGGCTGTCGCGGAGCAAGGACACCCCCGAGATCATGGGGCAGGAGGTGACCGTCCCGGATCTCTCCGACGGGCCCAACGGCCCGGTCGTGATCTCGCTGCCGTCGACGCGGTGCACCGCTCCCGTCGTGGAGTCGCTCAAGGACGTCCTGCGCACGCACCCCGGTGTCACCGAGGTGCAGC